A genomic region of Campylobacter corcagiensis contains the following coding sequences:
- a CDS encoding GNAT family N-acyltransferase, protein MINFNQELKDRYPGIFEKYPKFISNSFVWLLRKLFHEDEINNFLKENSHLKNVEFIDAVLNYLGFSYNIDNISVENIPTSGRVIFIANHPLGGLDALSLMSFIGKIRPDVKILANEILLALDPISDMLIPIDNIGGKNSKDAIKQIDDTLKNEGAIIVFPAGEVSRVGPFGIKDTKWKGGFLKFAKKREVPIVPIFVNAKNSTLFYAVSAIHKPLAGLLLGNELFNKKGKSLTIKVGEMIPFKNIIMPEIRRNSDTLKLLQKHLYSVGKDKKRVFKTQKCLLKPQNKDIVSKEIEEGELLGETKDGKKIYLCKTPTKTPLLLEIGRLREFTFRKVGEGTGGAYDVDEFDFYYKHLVLFDATQKEIVGAYRLGITNEIKPNLDSKKLYTQTLFEFKDDATYLFQDSVELGRSFVQPKFWGTRALDYLWYGIGAYIRNFPQTRYLFGPVSISANYHKTARDMMIYFYKKHFGLSGDIVLSKNRYIIPKQEYSELEELFSGKNYEEDFKILKESLAIYGLGVPTLYKQYSELCDEGGAKFLDFGVDVEFENCTDGFIVVDIDKVKDIKKKRYIDDSLKAE, encoded by the coding sequence ATGATTAATTTTAACCAAGAATTAAAAGATAGATATCCAGGAATTTTTGAGAAATATCCAAAATTTATATCAAATTCTTTTGTATGGTTGCTTAGAAAACTTTTTCATGAAGATGAGATCAATAACTTTTTAAAAGAAAATTCTCACCTTAAAAATGTAGAGTTTATAGATGCTGTTTTAAATTATCTAGGTTTTAGTTATAATATCGATAATATTTCAGTTGAAAACATCCCTACATCAGGCAGGGTTATATTTATAGCAAATCACCCACTAGGCGGACTTGATGCACTATCTTTAATGAGCTTTATAGGAAAAATTCGCCCAGATGTTAAGATTTTAGCAAATGAAATTTTATTAGCACTTGATCCAATAAGCGATATGCTAATACCAATAGACAACATCGGCGGCAAAAACTCAAAAGATGCTATAAAACAGATCGATGATACGCTTAAAAATGAAGGGGCTATTATAGTATTTCCAGCTGGAGAGGTCTCAAGAGTTGGTCCTTTTGGCATAAAAGATACTAAATGGAAAGGTGGATTTTTAAAATTTGCTAAAAAAAGAGAAGTCCCAATAGTTCCTATTTTTGTAAATGCTAAAAACTCAACGCTTTTTTATGCGGTTTCAGCCATACATAAACCTTTAGCTGGACTTTTGCTAGGAAATGAGCTATTTAATAAAAAAGGAAAAAGCCTAACTATAAAAGTTGGCGAAATGATACCGTTTAAAAACATAATCATGCCTGAAATTCGTAGAAATAGCGATACTTTAAAGCTTTTACAAAAGCATCTTTATAGCGTTGGTAAAGATAAAAAGCGAGTTTTTAAAACTCAAAAATGCCTTTTAAAGCCACAAAATAAAGATATTGTTAGTAAAGAGATAGAAGAGGGCGAGCTTTTAGGCGAAACCAAAGATGGCAAAAAGATATATCTTTGTAAAACTCCCACTAAAACCCCGCTTCTTTTAGAGATAGGAAGACTTAGAGAATTTACATTTAGAAAGGTTGGAGAAGGAACCGGAGGGGCTTATGATGTAGATGAGTTTGATTTTTATTATAAGCATCTTGTGCTTTTTGATGCAACGCAAAAAGAGATAGTTGGTGCTTATAGATTAGGTATTACAAACGAAATTAAGCCAAATTTAGATAGCAAAAAACTCTACACTCAAACTCTTTTTGAGTTTAAAGATGATGCTACGTATCTTTTTCAAGACTCAGTAGAGCTTGGTAGAAGCTTTGTTCAGCCTAAATTTTGGGGTACAAGAGCACTTGATTATTTGTGGTATGGAATAGGTGCTTATATAAGAAATTTTCCACAAACTAGGTATCTTTTTGGTCCTGTTAGCATAAGTGCAAACTACCACAAAACAGCGCGCGATATGATGATTTATTTTTATAAAAAACACTTTGGTTTAAGTGGCGATATTGTTTTATCTAAAAACAGATATATCATCCCAAAGCAAGAGTATAGCGAACTAGAAGAGCTTTTTAGTGGAAAAAACTACGAAGAAGACTTTAAAATTTTAAAAGAAAGTCTTGCGATTTATGGTCTTGGTGTGCCTACTTTATATAAGCAATACAGCGAACTTTGCGATGAAGGTGGGGCTAAATTTTTGGATTTTGGAGTAGATGTTGAGTTTGAAAACTGCACAGATGGGTTTATTGTTGTAGATATTGATAAGGTAAAGGATATTAAGAAAAAACGCTATATTGACGATAGTTTAAAAGCAGAATAA
- a CDS encoding c-type cytochrome: protein MKTIHIVIASMLACSVAFGLDLALDNQKKQTGTSLPVAEWKLPPAFDESGVLDESKLPDSPYGDMVKYGYKLISQTHNYIGPNAKDESKRYAGNHLSCNSCHAQGGTKQYSAGFIGITARFPQYNARGDKIVSLEDRINGCMQRSMNGKTLPLNSPEMRAIVTYMHYLSVGVPVGANIKGQSLKKVELLDRPADLAKGKVVYETHCTVCHGENGEGMKNPEFASADYYIYPPLWGDDSYNTGAGMYRMIKAAQFIKQNMPQFNEILTDEEAFDVAAYINSKPRPIKDGRENDFPNRKVKAIDMDVGPHDDKFSDEQHKYGPFKEMKY, encoded by the coding sequence ATGAAAACAATTCATATAGTCATCGCTAGTATGTTAGCTTGTAGTGTTGCTTTTGGTCTTGATTTGGCACTAGATAATCAAAAAAAGCAAACAGGCACCAGCCTACCTGTAGCAGAGTGGAAACTTCCACCAGCATTTGATGAGTCGGGCGTTTTAGATGAGAGCAAACTTCCAGATTCACCTTATGGCGATATGGTAAAGTATGGTTATAAATTAATCTCTCAAACACATAACTATATCGGTCCAAATGCAAAAGATGAGTCAAAACGCTACGCTGGAAATCACCTATCCTGTAATAGCTGTCATGCCCAAGGCGGAACCAAACAGTACTCAGCTGGATTTATTGGTATTACTGCAAGATTTCCACAATACAACGCAAGAGGCGATAAAATCGTAAGCTTAGAAGATAGAATTAATGGCTGTATGCAAAGAAGCATGAATGGTAAAACTTTGCCACTTAACTCGCCAGAAATGCGTGCAATTGTAACATATATGCACTATTTAAGCGTAGGCGTTCCAGTTGGTGCTAACATCAAAGGTCAAAGCCTTAAAAAAGTAGAACTTCTTGATAGACCAGCTGATCTTGCTAAAGGAAAGGTGGTTTATGAGACTCACTGCACAGTTTGTCATGGCGAAAACGGCGAGGGTATGAAAAATCCAGAGTTTGCTTCGGCAGATTACTACATCTATCCACCATTATGGGGTGATGATAGCTACAACACAGGAGCTGGAATGTATAGGATGATAAAAGCAGCACAATTTATAAAACAAAATATGCCACAATTTAATGAAATTCTAACAGATGAAGAGGCGTTTGATGTGGCAGCTTATATCAACTCCAAACCTCGCCCAATAAAAGATGGCAGAGAAAATGATTTTCCAAATAGAAAGGTAAAAGCTATAGATATGGATGTTGGACCGCACGATGATAAATTTAGCGATGAGCAGCATAAATATGGACCTTTTAAAGAGATGAAATACTAA
- the tsaD gene encoding tRNA (adenosine(37)-N6)-threonylcarbamoyltransferase complex transferase subunit TsaD yields MILGIESSCDDSSVALMDAKTYELVLYKKISQESRHSEFGGVVPELAARLHTAALPNLALDLKPYFEDIKAIAVTNEPGLSVSLIAGVSMAKALSISLNIPLIAINHLIGHIYSLFLDQKIKLPLGILLVSGGHTMVLNIDSHGKITLLASTTDDSYGESFDKVAKMMNLGYPGGAVIESFAKGCVDDMYKFTVPLKGNKKRLEYSFSGLKNQVRLAIENLGKNLSEDEISKVAFSFQKAATEHIIDKLKTVFDIYKFENFGVVGGASANQTLRGELEKISTKYNTNLLFAPLKFCSDNAAMIARAGVDKYEKKEFIDYKNLRISPRSDLNGVII; encoded by the coding sequence TTGATTTTAGGCATTGAAAGTAGCTGTGATGATAGCTCGGTTGCGTTAATGGACGCTAAAACTTATGAGTTGGTTTTATACAAAAAAATCTCACAAGAGAGTAGACACTCTGAATTTGGTGGTGTTGTTCCTGAGCTTGCTGCTAGACTTCACACAGCAGCTTTGCCAAATTTAGCTCTTGATTTAAAGCCATATTTTGAGGATATAAAAGCTATTGCTGTAACAAATGAGCCTGGACTTAGCGTAAGCTTGATAGCTGGAGTTAGCATGGCAAAGGCTCTAAGTATATCTTTAAATATCCCGCTAATTGCTATAAATCACCTCATCGGTCATATTTACTCGCTATTTTTAGATCAAAAAATCAAACTTCCACTTGGAATTTTGCTAGTAAGTGGCGGTCATACTATGGTTTTAAATATAGATAGCCACGGTAAAATCACTCTTTTAGCTAGCACAACTGATGATAGTTATGGAGAGAGCTTTGATAAAGTGGCTAAAATGATGAATCTTGGCTATCCAGGAGGGGCTGTTATAGAAAGCTTTGCTAAAGGCTGTGTAGATGATATGTATAAATTTACAGTGCCGTTAAAGGGCAATAAAAAACGCCTTGAGTATAGTTTTTCAGGGCTTAAAAATCAAGTTCGTTTAGCTATAGAAAATTTGGGTAAAAATTTAAGTGAAGATGAAATTTCAAAAGTTGCATTTTCATTTCAAAAAGCAGCAACGGAACATATCATTGACAAGCTAAAAACAGTATTTGACATATATAAATTTGAAAATTTTGGGGTAGTTGGCGGTGCAAGTGCAAACCAAACGCTCCGCGGCGAACTAGAAAAAATATCCACCAAATATAACACAAACCTACTTTTTGCACCACTTAAATTTTGCTCTGATAATGCTGCTATGATAGCAAGAGCTGGGGTAGATAAGTATGAAAAGAAAGAATTTATAGACTATAAAAACCTAAGGATAAGTCCTAGGTCAGATTTAAATGGAGTTATTATATAA
- a CDS encoding c-type cytochrome has product MKKIVAVVWIASIFIFIGCNKDSSTSKEVVSYEKISKEDLPKNDDIAQNSLSQKIAGESVVNYFDNHCSSCHGNYGERSALSRSRVIADLSEDEINFALKGFKDGTYGGEFAATMKANIKNLKYEELNSLAKYIANEL; this is encoded by the coding sequence ATGAAGAAGATAGTAGCGGTAGTTTGGATAGCTAGTATATTTATTTTTATTGGATGCAACAAAGATAGTAGCACTAGCAAAGAAGTGGTTAGTTATGAAAAGATATCTAAGGAAGATTTGCCCAAAAATGATGATATAGCTCAAAACAGTTTATCTCAAAAAATAGCTGGAGAATCTGTAGTAAACTATTTTGATAATCACTGCTCAAGCTGTCATGGAAACTATGGTGAAAGAAGTGCTTTAAGTAGAAGTAGAGTTATAGCAGATTTAAGCGAAGATGAGATAAATTTCGCTCTTAAGGGCTTTAAAGATGGAACTTATGGTGGAGAGTTTGCAGCTACTATGAAGGCAAATATTAAAAATCTCAAATATGAAGAGCTTAACTCATTAGCTAAATATATAGCTAATGAGTTATAG
- a CDS encoding hemolysin family protein, whose product MLFLAFVFVFLNAFFVLSEFAIVKIRKSKLEELVNDGVKNAKLALNITNSLDSYLSATQLGITISSLALGWIGEPAVAGLIEAPVVMILGESSVALHSISFIISFTLVTLLHVVLGELVPKSIAIAKPEKSVLLIAQPLHAFWVMFSPFIKIFDVLAQGILKLIGIKPAGGGEVAHSEEEIRFIVGESLKGGVLDSVETEIIKNAIDFSDTVAKEVMTPRKNMVCLNKQKSYEENYKRVLESKFTRFPYVDGSKDSVLGMVHIRDIIQQDGEKDFDKIVRKILIFPENASIASILPMMNKERISAGLVIDEFGGTSGLITMEDIIEEIFGDINDEHDDAELEYKAIQNGVYEFVGKAYLEDVSDITGVKFEDDVEELTIGGYVFTLIGRLPEVGDKAVDENCEYEILEMDGNSISLVKITIKSEKSNDEEDSSGSLDS is encoded by the coding sequence ATGCTTTTTTTAGCCTTTGTTTTTGTGTTTTTAAACGCTTTTTTTGTTCTTTCTGAATTTGCGATAGTTAAAATTCGCAAAAGTAAACTCGAAGAGTTGGTAAATGATGGTGTTAAAAACGCCAAATTAGCTCTTAATATTACAAATTCTCTTGACTCATACTTAAGTGCTACTCAGCTTGGCATTACTATTAGTTCTCTTGCTCTTGGTTGGATAGGAGAACCAGCTGTAGCAGGTCTTATAGAAGCTCCTGTTGTTATGATTTTAGGTGAGAGTTCTGTTGCACTTCATAGCATATCTTTTATCATTTCTTTTACCCTTGTTACGCTTTTACATGTTGTTTTAGGGGAGCTTGTTCCAAAAAGTATAGCCATAGCTAAACCTGAAAAATCAGTTCTTTTAATAGCACAACCACTTCATGCATTTTGGGTTATGTTTTCGCCTTTTATTAAAATTTTTGATGTTTTAGCTCAAGGAATTTTAAAGCTTATTGGTATCAAACCAGCTGGTGGTGGCGAAGTTGCTCACTCTGAAGAAGAGATTAGATTTATCGTTGGTGAAAGCCTCAAAGGCGGTGTTCTTGATAGTGTAGAAACTGAGATTATAAAAAATGCTATTGATTTTAGTGATACAGTTGCAAAAGAGGTTATGACACCTAGAAAAAATATGGTTTGTTTAAATAAGCAAAAAAGCTATGAAGAGAACTATAAGCGAGTTTTAGAGTCTAAATTTACTCGTTTTCCATATGTTGATGGTAGTAAAGATAGCGTTTTAGGCATGGTTCATATAAGAGATATTATCCAACAAGATGGCGAGAAAGACTTTGATAAGATAGTAAGAAAAATTTTGATTTTTCCTGAAAATGCCTCTATTGCTTCGATTTTACCGATGATGAATAAAGAGAGAATTTCAGCTGGGCTTGTTATAGATGAGTTTGGTGGGACTTCAGGACTTATTACTATGGAAGATATTATTGAAGAAATTTTTGGCGATATAAACGATGAGCACGATGATGCTGAACTTGAGTATAAAGCTATACAAAATGGCGTTTATGAGTTTGTGGGAAAAGCTTATTTAGAAGATGTTTCTGATATTACGGGTGTTAAATTTGAAGATGATGTTGAAGAACTAACTATTGGTGGTTATGTTTTTACTCTTATAGGAAGACTGCCTGAAGTTGGCGATAAAGCTGTGGATGAAAACTGTGAGTATGAAATTTTAGAGATGGATGGAAATAGCATAAGTCTTGTAAAAATTACAATAAAATCAGAAAAGAGTAATGATGAAGAAGATAGTAGCGGTAGTTTGGATAGCTAG
- a CDS encoding EamA family transporter: MIYLVLAVVANVLVSVLLKVTKTLKAEVMVLFNYASASLLTLFVFHPNLANLTQIKFPYLFLILGILLPSGFIIMARAVKFTGIARADSAARLSLFLPIVASFLFLGQKLNLGLFIAISLAFLAIFCLVYKKSSTYRGGSLYLFLVWIIYGSCDIIFKLISKQGGEFSATLFIAFILAFVLLFSYLKFKDVKFEIKAVLLGLLLGVLNFLNIVFYIKAHQTLKDNPSLVFTAMNIGVICVSLLVGSLVFKEQLNRLNFAGILLGIISIMLLMVFG, encoded by the coding sequence TTGATATATCTTGTTTTAGCAGTTGTTGCAAATGTTTTAGTTTCAGTTTTGCTAAAGGTTACTAAGACTTTAAAAGCAGAGGTTATGGTGCTTTTTAACTACGCCTCTGCTAGTTTGCTCACTTTGTTTGTTTTTCACCCAAATTTAGCAAATTTAACACAGATAAAATTTCCATATCTATTCTTAATTCTTGGAATTTTGCTTCCAAGTGGCTTTATTATCATGGCAAGAGCTGTAAAATTTACAGGGATTGCTAGAGCTGACTCGGCAGCTAGGCTTTCTTTGTTTTTACCCATAGTTGCATCTTTTTTATTTTTAGGACAAAAGCTAAATTTAGGACTTTTTATAGCTATATCACTAGCGTTTTTAGCGATATTTTGTTTAGTTTATAAAAAAAGTAGCACTTATAGAGGCGGTTCGTTATATCTATTTTTAGTGTGGATTATTTATGGCAGTTGTGATATTATATTTAAGCTTATTTCAAAGCAAGGTGGCGAGTTTTCTGCTACTTTGTTTATAGCTTTTATTTTAGCTTTTGTATTGCTATTTTCTTACCTTAAATTTAAAGATGTAAAATTTGAGATAAAAGCTGTTTTACTGGGTCTACTTTTAGGAGTGCTAAATTTCTTAAATATTGTTTTTTATATCAAAGCTCATCAGACATTAAAAGATAATCCATCTTTGGTATTTACAGCTATGAATATTGGAGTGATTTGTGTTAGCCTTTTAGTTGGAAGTTTGGTTTTTAAAGAGCAGTTAAACAGGCTAAATTTTGCTGGCATACTGCTTGGAATTATCTCTATAATGCTACTTATGGTTTTTGGCTAA
- a CDS encoding M48 family metallopeptidase, translating to MKKFIYAVVIALVITGCASTTNSGAVGVNRSQMMLVSAAEMDKGAAMAYTKILRESSAKKALNVDPVQTKRVQKIAKNLINHVDVFRSDARNWNWQINVIKSDEANAWCMPGGRMAVYTGIINKLKLTDAELAAIVGHEMSHALREHSREKASRDQLKNVGIFAVGIATGSNEIANLANMAATYAILLPFSREQETEADNIGTELMARAGYNPNSAINVWKKMSALNSKQPLEFMSTHPSHSSRIANLTKIAQKLNPIYLAAKKN from the coding sequence ATGAAAAAATTCATTTATGCAGTTGTGATAGCATTAGTTATCACAGGTTGTGCATCAACAACAAATTCAGGTGCAGTTGGAGTTAACCGCTCTCAAATGATGTTAGTAAGTGCTGCTGAAATGGATAAAGGAGCAGCCATGGCTTATACTAAAATTCTTAGAGAATCAAGTGCTAAAAAAGCTCTAAATGTAGACCCAGTTCAAACTAAAAGAGTCCAAAAAATCGCAAAGAATTTAATAAATCATGTAGATGTCTTTAGATCTGATGCTAGAAATTGGAACTGGCAGATAAATGTTATCAAAAGCGATGAAGCAAATGCATGGTGTATGCCTGGTGGCAGGATGGCTGTGTATACAGGAATCATAAATAAATTAAAACTAACAGATGCTGAGCTTGCTGCTATTGTAGGTCATGAGATGAGTCATGCTTTAAGAGAGCACAGCAGAGAAAAAGCAAGCCGCGATCAGCTTAAAAATGTAGGAATTTTTGCTGTTGGTATAGCAACAGGAAGCAATGAAATAGCAAATTTAGCCAACATGGCTGCAACATATGCTATTTTACTACCTTTTTCAAGAGAACAAGAAACAGAAGCTGATAATATTGGAACTGAACTTATGGCAAGAGCTGGGTATAATCCAAATTCTGCTATAAATGTATGGAAAAAGATGTCAGCACTAAATTCAAAACAACCATTAGAATTTATGTCAACTCACCCATCTCACTCAAGCAGGATAGCAAATTTAACTAAAATAGCACAAAAGCTTAACCCGATATATCTAGCAGCTAAAAAGAACTAA
- a CDS encoding putative transporter, which translates to MIKAFFKDKKWALWAYGGVVFILLSLVFQTQLNVAINDWYKDFYDMMQNIQNHTLDQFWAEIWRFLYIAMPYVIVYTITTFFASHWAFRWREAITFSYLSKWKECEDDIEGSSQRMQEDVYNFAKIIQSLGVRVVRAFMTLIAFIPILWALSDKMPIEWLREIPGNLVWIALIVSIGGIIVSWFVGIKLPGLEYNNQKAEAAFRKELVYAEDDKVNFAATPTIFSLFTGLKTNYYRLFLHYGYFNIWLISLSQFMVIVPYMIMGSGLFTGLVTLGILVQVSNAFSQVRESFSVFIENWTTITELRSIHKRLKEFEENIGY; encoded by the coding sequence ATGATAAAGGCATTTTTTAAAGATAAAAAATGGGCACTTTGGGCGTATGGCGGCGTAGTTTTTATACTCCTTTCGCTTGTTTTTCAAACTCAGCTAAATGTAGCGATAAATGACTGGTATAAAGATTTTTACGACATGATGCAAAATATCCAAAATCACACTTTAGATCAGTTTTGGGCTGAGATTTGGCGGTTTTTATATATAGCGATGCCATATGTTATAGTCTATACCATAACTACATTTTTTGCGAGTCACTGGGCATTTAGGTGGCGTGAAGCGATTACATTTTCATACCTTTCTAAGTGGAAGGAGTGTGAAGATGATATCGAAGGAAGTAGCCAAAGAATGCAAGAAGATGTATATAACTTCGCTAAGATTATCCAAAGCTTAGGAGTTAGAGTTGTAAGGGCTTTTATGACTTTGATAGCTTTTATACCGATACTTTGGGCATTAAGTGATAAGATGCCAATTGAGTGGCTAAGAGAGATTCCTGGAAATTTAGTCTGGATAGCTCTTATTGTTAGTATAGGTGGAATTATAGTGTCATGGTTTGTAGGTATTAAGCTTCCAGGTCTTGAGTATAATAATCAAAAAGCAGAAGCAGCCTTTAGAAAAGAGTTAGTATATGCTGAAGATGATAAGGTAAATTTCGCTGCAACTCCAACTATTTTTTCGCTCTTTACTGGTCTTAAAACCAACTATTATAGATTATTTTTACACTACGGGTATTTTAATATTTGGCTTATTTCGCTATCACAATTTATGGTCATTGTGCCATATATGATAATGGGTTCAGGGCTATTTACTGGGCTTGTAACTCTTGGAATTTTGGTTCAAGTAAGCAATGCTTTTTCTCAGGTTAGAGAGAGTTTTAGCGTATTTATAGAGAACTGGACGACGATTACGGAGCTAAGAAGTATTCACAAAAGATTAAAGGAATTTGAAGAAAACATCGGATATTAA
- a CDS encoding HP0495 family protein, with protein sequence MATICELNNTPEIDYPLFWSYRVIGSGDIRDKIEKVVASKEHKINFSKFSSGGKYISFEVSVFVKNENERVEIFNALKSIAKFVL encoded by the coding sequence GTGGCAACTATTTGCGAGCTTAACAATACCCCCGAGATTGATTATCCTTTGTTTTGGAGTTATAGAGTTATAGGAAGTGGTGATATTAGAGATAAAATTGAAAAAGTAGTAGCTAGTAAAGAGCATAAGATAAATTTCTCTAAATTTAGTAGTGGCGGGAAGTATATAAGCTTTGAAGTTAGCGTATTTGTTAAAAACGAAAATGAAAGAGTTGAGATTTTTAACGCTCTTAAAAGTATTGCAAAATTTGTGTTATAA
- the moaC gene encoding cyclic pyranopterin monophosphate synthase MoaC — translation MLTHIDEKNRPKMVDVTPKSETLRVATASGIIKMNKDAFSAIKTNTAKKGPVLQTAVVAAIMGTKKTSELIPMCHPLLISSVDTDIVELSEISAFKLFVTVKIKGQTGVEMEALTGVSVGLLTIYDMVKAIDKSMIITDIVLESKEGGKSGNYLRA, via the coding sequence ATGCTTACACATATTGATGAAAAAAATAGACCAAAAATGGTTGATGTCACTCCAAAAAGTGAAACTTTAAGAGTAGCAACAGCAAGTGGCATTATCAAGATGAATAAAGATGCTTTTAGTGCTATCAAAACAAACACCGCAAAAAAGGGTCCAGTACTTCAAACAGCCGTAGTTGCGGCTATTATGGGAACTAAAAAAACAAGCGAGCTTATACCAATGTGCCATCCGCTTCTAATAAGCAGTGTTGATACCGATATCGTAGAACTTAGTGAAATTTCAGCTTTTAAGCTTTTTGTGACTGTTAAAATAAAAGGTCAAACTGGCGTTGAAATGGAGGCTTTAACAGGCGTTAGCGTGGGGCTTTTAACGATATATGATATGGTAAAAGCTATTGATAAATCAATGATAATAACTGATATTGTTTTAGAAAGCAAAGAAGGGGGTAAAAGTGGCAACTATTTGCGAGCTTAA
- a CDS encoding YegP family protein, giving the protein MANFIIKTTPTGTKFDLDINGHIVLTSEVYTSLQACKNGIDSVKKNASLNKIDDLDVKGDEVTNPKFEVYKDKAGKFRFRLKASNGQVIATSEDFKAKEDCLKVIDLIVKNAQKAEILEQD; this is encoded by the coding sequence ATGGCAAATTTTATCATCAAAACTACCCCAACTGGCACTAAATTTGACTTAGACATAAATGGTCATATAGTCCTTACTTCAGAAGTTTATACTAGTTTGCAAGCTTGTAAAAATGGCATTGATAGCGTAAAGAAAAACGCTTCATTAAATAAAATTGATGATTTAGATGTAAAAGGCGATGAAGTCACAAATCCTAAATTTGAGGTTTATAAAGATAAAGCTGGTAAATTTAGATTTAGACTAAAAGCAAGCAATGGACAAGTCATTGCAACTAGTGAGGATTTTAAAGCCAAAGAGGACTGCTTAAAGGTTATTGATTTAATAGTTAAAAATGCTCAAAAAGCTGAAATTTTAGAGCAAGATTAG